The genomic stretch ACATTGATCCAGAGATCAACTTACCATATTCTCAGagacttagcccttaagtcttCCTTGAGGATTGCTCGGCAAAAATGAGCCCAAATGGGCGCCTTGAGGTCAGTGGTGGTTGTTGGCTTGGATCATTAGGCTTAGCATAATTCAAAATTAATATGTCACCAAGCCTATGAGATACACTAACGACTCAGCTTCTTCTAATCCTAGTTATCTGCCGTTTTGGTAAAATTGATTGCGTCCTCTTTGTCCAGATCATACTAGCATGGTGAGCCAAATAGCCCCAGGGTTGCAACACGTAGAGCTGTGCTCCATAGGTCAACTATGATCCCTGCTCATTGCTGAATGCTGATCTAATACAGATATGTGGAAATTGAAAAGGCAAAATAGAAATTACAGATATAGCAATGCCATACAATTTTTCCTTTCATCAAAGACACCCGGTTGACATTCTGAAGAATGAACGAAGAGAGGTACATGTTCAAAATTTTCCACTTGGATACATTCAGAAATTTAAAGAACCACTATCCGTTGTGAAGTTTCAGTTTGCTGTACAGATTTGTATCTGAATATTCAGCACACAACATTTATACAGTGACCGAAAACCCAATTGGCATGTGCGGGTTACAGAATTTGCGTCCACAGAATTCAACATTTAGTATGCCACATATCGTGCATCACTAACCTAGGGATGGTAAGGCTGGTGGATTAAAGCCAAAGGCCAGAGTCCCCGTCCTAGGAACCAGGTTCCACATGTCTGACCTGGCCGTGCTGCCGAATATGGTGGAGGAGCCTAGCCAGGAAAGCATTGTTACGAATGGTAGAACTATCGCACACCACTGCAACATGTGACCTTCCCCTTGTAATGGCGACATTCATACGCCTGCTGTCACCAAGGAATCCTACTGCTCCAAAGGAGTTTGACCGAACCTAACAGGAGTAAGGGAAAAAAACATTTTCAGTATTTTAAGATGTGATTCATTATCTGCTTGTCACCTTACAAAAACTGAAAGACACCAGAAAACAGATCTTACCATGGATATGACAACTGCATCTGCTTCCCTACCCTGGAAGCTGTCTATTGTTGAAACCTCAACTCCAGAAGCTAATGGATGCTCTTCCAATCTGTCCCGTAACATTTGTACTTGTGCAATGTAAGGGGACTGAACAGCAATCGAAGTTGGAGGGACCCCTTCACAAATTAATTTAATTTAATCTGTTATTAACTTCAACATTAAAAAACAATAGGAGTATAATTTTTCCTCAGATGAGAGAAGTCAACACAGCTCATGTAAAGAGAATCAAGAAAGGGAGGgtattcttcttaatataatgataagCAGTTCTCCTGCGCgttcaagaaaaaaatcaagaaagggagggagggtgaCTCATCTAAGACTATGTTGTTGCCTTATTTGAGGTTCAACCTATTCAGAGAAGTTACCTAATCTTTTGGTGATATAGTGTACAATtgtaaacaaaaaaagaaaaaagaaaatgatgcaGAACAGGTTGAGCATATAAAAACATAGCAGTTGTATCTAGTTAAAGAAAACAGGCACATACCGCATTGTACAAGACTGAGAACATGCTGTGCAACTATATCTGCCTCACCATTATTATAAAAAGAACCTGTACCAGCTGGGTCTAAGCTCTCCTCACAGTCAATGTTTAGACTTCCATATGGCATGCGTGTATCAAGTAAAAGCAAGGCACACTGTGTCATCCAAGTTGCCTGAAACAAGGAAAAATTAACTTATAGTCACATAGAAGGTATTTTGTTTAAGAATTGAAGGGACTACCAAAGAAAAAAATGCGATTGTATCTGGAAAATTATACATAGAGCTATCAATGCTTCAATGGAACATTATGTAACATATATAACCAAATCTCCAATGAAAATCAAGTAGCAACAGGAAGGCTCCATAGCTCAGGTCACCCAAATTTAATTTCAACAGAGGTCTCAAAACCGAGTAcattatttctctttttttctggCAAGAAATGTATTTTGTTGTCTTAATGGAAAAACCAGAAATCCAAATAGCATATGCAATAAATCAAAATCTCTGACAGAATTTTGATGAGGCAATCTGGTAATGAGAACCCCATTAAAACTGGCATGAAATAAGTAAAATCCCTTTCTTTGATCTGTTAAATAAGATAGACCATAATCTCTTTCATAAAACCCCTTTCTTtgtgttagagtatattaggcaactccggatatggttagtttaggattgattgtaatcccaagataaccttccttatctctaggagaggctacttgccctccaagccatgtactcctatataatcagcTATGGGGCTCAAGCAATACATCCCACGCATTATACACGATCTGACACTTTGATCTGTTAAATAAGACAGTCTACTTTTGACAGGATGTACATTTATTAAGTTCATAAAATCAATTGGTTTTCAAAATAAACTGTAGTTCAATTTTGAACTAACCAACATCAAACATTAAGGAATGGAGTAGTACAATATATAGCGGACTTACCAAGCATTATTGCAAACAGCACTTAGTTCTGCAACTGTTTTTGTGGAAAGAGATATTATAAATTCTACATCACCAATTCAGAGGCAACATTCAGAAGGAACTCAGAAAACAAGGCCACCCTATTTCTTATCGTGGTGGCAAGTAGTACTGACATGTACCGTCATaccgtgtgcgtgcgtgcgggCGCGTGTGTGTGTatggttgtggttgtggttgtggtttATAGAATATACAGTAACATGTATAGCCTTCATATGAGACAGATGCTGATTATAGGTTTCTATCAGCTGAAAGGTACACCTCAATAAATTATTTTAGGTTTATAGAATAATAAATAGAACCAGGGTACCTTGATAAATGGATAATCAACAAGAAGTCGAGAAGCAACAGATGGGGAGGATTTGAGCAACCCGTCATACATCTCATTTGATGCCCAACTAGCTATTGCATCGTGCATTCTGTATTGCATTGTTAATGTTGTAGTGAGTAGCTCATCATGCAGCAATGAAGCCCTTTCCAATAAAGAAATTCCTAGCCCACCTTCTATAGCCTCTCTTGATAATACTACAGGTGCAAGCTGACGGTGATCACCAGCAAGAATGCATCGCTTTCCCTGTAATATTGGGATCCAGCATGACGGCTCAATTGCTTGCCCAGCTTCATCTATAATTACAAGGTCAAAGGAACCACTTCCCCTTATAAGTGGGTCGGCTGCCCCTATATTAGTTGATAGCACCACCTCAGCATTTGACAGAACCTCCATGATTgtttccttctctttcctctTATAGTCCTTCCGAAGTTTTTTCAATAGTTGGCGAATACCTGAAGCTAAAGAATCATCCTGTATGCAGTGCTTTAAGTCCTTTCTCAAGTCATATTTTTTCCTCTCAAATTCTCCAGTGAACTTCTCAAGCCTCCTTGTAACGATCTCTCCTAAGGACCTTGAAGCAACAGATTGAGATATCCTTGATGGATTTCCAACTCGTACAATGTTCAGTCCAGTACTTGATAATTTCTCCACTATGTTATCAATCGCTGCATTGCTTGGAGCTGTTACAAGAACACGTTCACCCCGGCGGACAACACATGTAATAAGATAGCTAAGCAAACCAGTCTTGCCTGTTCCAGGAGGCCCTTCGATGACTAGGACAGGCCTCTTCTTGTTCAAGGCCAGTGCAAGAGCCTTTGACTGAGAGGTATCAAAGTTGTAGTTATGCCTCTCCAACAAAGCTTCATCATGTACTTCTGATCCACCCCAATCAATCAGATTATTTTGCTCCAACTTCACATCTTCCTTGTCTCCGAACAGAGTGGCTACTACCCCAATAGATGCATTTCTTTTCTGTAAACCTCTCGTCTGAAGAAGCATCAATGCCTCACAATTGCGCTGCAGAGCATATTCATAAATAAATTAGCCAAGCATGTCAAGGTTTAAATAAGGCGTTAATTAATTTTACATAGCACTAAGACAAGAAATTTGTCCATTTCCTACTACTCTGATGCAACAAAAATGAAATAATGTTTCAGATTCAGATCGTGTGAGAAATAGGATTTTTCATATAATTTACCATAGAGTCAATTTCCTTTATTAAGTAGTATTCCAGGTAAAGCAATATAAAGAGATTACCACAAAGCACAGTTAAACATCTTGAAGAGATAATTCTAGAAAACCTTGAGCATAATGCTATACTTCGAGCACAATCATACACCCCTTTTAAAAACATCGGTACTCGTACAGCATCATATTGATAATACCATAAAACTATCCCTCTAAGACAACAGTGACACAGAAACAGCCAAATGATAGATGGAACAAACTCTATGTTGCACCAATGAGTAGAAAGTATAgaaacaagaaaaaaacaagGAATACAGGAAAAATACAAGACAGAGACAGTTGTCACCTTTATTTTAGCAATATACATGACACCGAAACTGGAACATTATACATGGTTATAAGTTATAATTTTTTCTCCAAAAATATCATTTTGACATGGTTATAAAGTATGAAAGATTAAGAAATTTCCACCATAATGTCAATTCTACATGGATTGAATTATGCTTAACATAATTAGTGTATATTAATTCCAGAAGAAATACATTCCTGCATTGAGTTTCGAACATATGTTACCTATCATGCAATTTGTCTAAAAGGGAAGCATTACTTATTTTCAACAATATTATAAATGACTTGACCAACCTAGGAGGAAGACAGCGGCTTTGAATAGGCACTCTCAAATTCGAGCTGTACAGGCCTCGGACCTGAATGGTATGTGAGGATGTATACCCATATTGTTATTTATTGTCCAATAAATATTCATGTAACAGTGTTCTATGGGGAACGACTTCAAAACAAATGGTTAATTTGGTATTTCTGCCATATGGATTTGTTGCAAACAGCCAAATATTGTTTTTCGACTGTTCGAAAGAACATGTCTAATACGTAAGCATGTCTAAAATCACATCACCTCATATGTCACTGCATCTGCCAATGCCTGTATGCGATCAAGCCGCACa from Setaria italica strain Yugu1 chromosome II, Setaria_italica_v2.0, whole genome shotgun sequence encodes the following:
- the LOC101785439 gene encoding DNA-binding protein SMUBP-2 — its product is MAIKITKYQSLFSSYATVRPRRRKLKLLPLPDFSSSCTGTAHISSYHQGHLRLVPCAVPCEQPALADDCGLSSRHGIRNRERRRRWRKRKQTAKEEGACVPSEELSIRTVKLYQSGDPLGRKELGRHVVQWLKQGMHLMASKFASSEIQDDGTALLLDGGSSDSHMGFVMQAQPYLSATPMPKGQESLCFKASTHYPTLFDNFQRELRDVLLQQQNEGIITDWRSTQCWMLLKELVKSAEHRAAVRRSRNPVMHITLGISLEKTRLMQTKIDDFVKKMTDLLHLERDAELEFTQAELNATSIIYAKSEKAVQPVDYLLTHGQAQEQHDTICNLEVISSTTGLSGLHLVLFRVEGNHKLPPTRFSPGDMVCVRTCNSQGEVATSCMQGFVHNLSEDDCTITVAVNSRRGDPTFSKLFGKSVRLDRIQALADAVTYERNCEALMLLQTRGLQKRNASIGVVATLFGDKEDVKLEQNNLIDWGGSEVHDEALLERHNYNFDTSQSKALALALNKKRPVLVIEGPPGTGKTGLLSYLITCVVRRGERVLVTAPSNAAIDNIVEKLSSTGLNIVRVGNPSRISQSVASRSLGEIVTRRLEKFTGEFERKKYDLRKDLKHCIQDDSLASGIRQLLKKLRKDYKRKEKETIMEVLSNAEVVLSTNIGAADPLIRGSGSFDLVIIDEAGQAIEPSCWIPILQGKRCILAGDHRQLAPVVLSREAIEGGLGISLLERASLLHDELLTTTLTMQYRMHDAIASWASNEMYDGLLKSSPSVASRLLVDYPFIKATWMTQCALLLLDTRMPYGSLNIDCEESLDPAGTGSFYNNGEADIVAQHVLSLVQCGVPPTSIAVQSPYIAQVQMLRDRLEEHPLASGVEVSTIDSFQGREADAVVISMVRSNSFGAVGFLGDSRRMNVAITRGRSHVAVVCDSSTIRNNAFLARLLHHIRQHGQVRHVEPGS